A window of Castanea sativa cultivar Marrone di Chiusa Pesio chromosome 1, ASM4071231v1 contains these coding sequences:
- the LOC142611293 gene encoding uncharacterized protein LOC142611293 isoform X1 has protein sequence MSGVEDLKEKERVGGDIPIESEKSMPSSQEEEAAVKKKYGGIVPKKPPLISKDHERAYFDSADWALGKQGVEKPKGPLEALRPKLQPTQQQTRYRKSPYAPAGGEGVPNYGGSAASEDGTTNV, from the exons ATGTCAGGCGTGGAGGATCTCAAGGAGAAAGAACGAGTGGGTGGAGATATCCCCATTGAGTCTGAAAAATCTATGCCGTCATCTCAAGAGGAG GAGGCAGCAGTAAAGAAGAAATACGGTGGAATAGTGCCCAAGAAACCGCCACTCATTTCTAAg GACCATGAACGTGCTTACTTTGATTCTGCTGATTGGGCTTTGGGAAAG CAAGGTGTCGAGAAGCCCAAAGGACCACTTGAAGCCCTTCGGCCCAAATTGCAG ccCACACAACAGCAAACAAGATACCGGAAGTCTCCCTATGCTCCAGCAGGTGGTGAAGGTGTGCCTAACT ATGGAGGAAGTGCTGCATCTGAGGATGGGACTACCAATGTATGA
- the LOC142611293 gene encoding uncharacterized protein LOC142611293 isoform X2 — protein MSGVEDLKEKERVGGDIPIESEKSMPSSQEEEAAVKKKYGGIVPKKPPLISKDHERAYFDSADWALGKQGVEKPKGPLEALRPKLQPTQQQTRYRKSPYAPAGGEDGGSAASEDGTTNV, from the exons ATGTCAGGCGTGGAGGATCTCAAGGAGAAAGAACGAGTGGGTGGAGATATCCCCATTGAGTCTGAAAAATCTATGCCGTCATCTCAAGAGGAG GAGGCAGCAGTAAAGAAGAAATACGGTGGAATAGTGCCCAAGAAACCGCCACTCATTTCTAAg GACCATGAACGTGCTTACTTTGATTCTGCTGATTGGGCTTTGGGAAAG CAAGGTGTCGAGAAGCCCAAAGGACCACTTGAAGCCCTTCGGCCCAAATTGCAG ccCACACAACAGCAAACAAGATACCGGAAGTCTCCCTATGCTCCAGCAGGTGGTGAAG ATGGAGGAAGTGCTGCATCTGAGGATGGGACTACCAATGTATGA
- the LOC142640197 gene encoding eukaryotic translation initiation factor 5-like, translating into MALQNIGAGNSDDAFYRYKMPKMITKIEGRGNGIKTNVVNMVDIAKALARPASYTTKYFGCELGAQSKFDEKTGTSLVNGAHDTPKLAGLLENFIKKYVQCYGCGNPETEILITKTQMLQLKCAACGFVSDVDMRDKLTTFILKNPPEQKKGSKDKKAMRRAEKERLKEGEAADEEMKKIKKESKKKGTTSSKDGTTKASSSKKKASGSDEDRTSPTHSQIDEKEEADEDEDDDIQWQTDTSLEAAKQRIQEQLSAVTADMVMLSTEETEKKPKAANRASESAENGNSVAHKTLADEVREILKRGVSAKELQSLLRSLSGSAQEKMNALIEAIFVGVEKGFDKEVVKKKSLLAASSTQDEESQLLLLRALEKFWGKSKTNALKEVALVLKALYDADVLEEEYTVQWYQEGLKGGNKDSQIWKNARPFIDWLQSAESETEEE; encoded by the coding sequence ATGGCTTTACAGAACATAGGTGCTGGAAATAGTGATGATGCCTTCTACAGGTATAAGATGCCCAAAATGATTACCAAAATTGAGGGCCGAGGAAATGGCATCAAGACAAATGTAGTCAACATGGTTGATATTGCAAAGGCTTTGGCAAGACCAGCCTCTTACACCACTAAGTACTTTGGGTGTGAGCTTGGAGCCCAATCTAAATTTGACGAGAAAACTGGGACTTCTCTTGTTAATGGGGCCCATGACACTCCTAAACTTGCTGGCCTTCTTGAGAACTTCATCAAGAAATATGTCCAGTGTTATGGTTGTGGAAACCCGGAGACTGAGATTTTGATTACTAAAACTCAGATGCTCCAACTTAAATGTGCTGCTTGTGGTTTTGTGTCTGATGTGGATATGAGGGACAAGCTCACtacttttattttgaagaacCCACCTGAACAAAAGAAGGGATCCAAGGACAAGAAAGCTATGAGGAGGGCTGAGAAAGAGCGTCTGAAGGAAGGTGAAGCTGCTGATGAGGAGatgaagaaaattaagaaagagTCCAAGAAGAAGGGTACCACCTCTTCTAAGGATGGCACGACAAAGGCCAGCTCTTCAAAGAAAAAAGCTAGCGGATCTGATGAGGATCGCACATCACCTACTCACAGTCAAATTGATGAGAAGGAAGAAGccgatgaggatgaggatgatgacaTTCAGTGGCAAACTGATACATCCCTTGAGGCGGCTAAGCAACGAATCCAAGAGCAACTGAGTGCTGTGACGGCTGATATGGTCATGCTCTCTACAGAAGAGACGGAGAAGAAGCCGAAAGCAGCAAACAGAGCAAGTGAAAGTGCTGAAAATGGAAACTCAGTCGCACACAAAACACTTGCTGATGAGGTGAGAGAAATTCTGAAGAGAGGTGTTTCCGCAAAGGAATTGCAGTCTCTTCTCAGATCACTTTCTGGGTCTGCGCAGGAAAAGATGAATGCTCTGATTGAGGCAATCTTTGTTGGTGTTGAGAAAGGGTTTGATAAGGAAGTGGTCAAGAAGAAGAGCCTCCTTGCTGCTTCCTCAACTCAGGATGAGGAGTCACAATTGCTCTTGCTTCGTGCCCTTGAGAAGTTCTGGGGGAAGTCAAAGACAAATGCACTGAAAGAAGTGGCTCTGGTATTGAAAGCACTTTATGATGCTGATGTCTTGGAGGAAGAGTATACTGTACAGTGGTATCAAGAAGGGCTGAAGGGAGGCAACAAGGACTCGCAGATATGGAAGAATGCTCGGCCTTTCATTGATTGGCTCCAGAGTGCAGAGTCAGAAACTGAGGAGGAATGA